In the Streptomyces sp. SJL17-4 genome, CACCCGGATCCCGAGGGGTGAGGCGGTGGGGGCGGAGGCGACGAGCGTGTCGAGGCGGGCCAGTTCCTGGAGGTTGTCGGCGTTGACGGCGATGCCGAGGGCGAGGGCCTGGCGCAGCTCGGCGGGGGTCTTGGCGGGGGAGTCGAGCACGGTGCGGGTGGGCGGGACTCCGGCGGCGCGCGCGAGGGCCAGCTCGCCGGGGCTCGCGACCTCGACGCCCAGCCCGGACTCGTGCAGGAGGCGGAGGACGGGGACGAGCGGGGCGGCCTTCACGGCGAAGGCGTGCAGTACGGGCGCATCGGTGACGGCGGCGAACGCGCTGGTCAGAGCGGCTGCGGAGGCGCGGATGCCGGCGGTGTCGAGGAGGGCGACGACCGGTTCGGCGGGGGAGAGGAGTCCTTGGTCGACGGAGGCTCGGACGGCGAGATCGCGGCGGGAGGAGGCCATGTGTCCATCCCATCACCGGGACGTGCGGCCCCGCAGCTGTTGACTACAACTATTCAAGCCGCCAGGATGTGAATATCTGAACGACATTCGAGGAGGCACCGCCATGTCAGGACCCCGCCCCGTACGGGCCCCGCGCGGTACGGAACTGAGCGCCCTGGGATGGCAGCAGGAGGCCGCCCTCCGGATGCTCCAGAACAACCTCGACCCCGAGGTCGCCGAGCACCCCGACAAGCTCGTCGTCTACGGCGGCACCGGCAAGGCCGCCCGCGACTGGCGCTCCTTCGACGCCATGGTCCGCACGCTCCGGACGCTGAAGCAGGACGAGACGATGCTCGTCCAGTCCGGCCGCCCCGTCGGCGTCATGCAGACCCACGAGTGGGCCCCGCGCGTCCTCATCGCCAACTCCAACCTGGTCGGCGACTGGGCCAACTGGGAGGAGTTCCGGCGCCTGGAGCAGCTCGGCCTCACCATGTACGGCCAGATGACCGCCGGTTCCTGGATCTACATCGGCACCCAGGGCATCCTCCAGGGCACGTACGAGACCTTCGCCGCCGTCGCCGCCAAGAAGTTCAACGGCACTTTGGCCGGGACGATCACCCTCACCGCGGGACTCGGCGGCATGGGCGGCGCCCAGCCCCTCGCCGTGACGATGAACGACGGCGTCGCGATCTGCATCGACGTCGACCCGCGCGCCATCGAGCGCCGCATCGAGCACCGCTACCTGGACGTGAAGGCCGACAACCTCGCCCACGCGCTCCAGTTGGCCACCGAGGCCCGCGACGCCCGCCGCCCGCTCTCCATCGGCCTCCTCGGCAACGCCGCCGAGCTGCTCCCGCAGATGCTCGCCGAGGGCGCCCCGATCGACATCGTGACGGACCAGACCTCCGCCCACGACCCGCTCGCGTACCTCCCGGTCGGCGTCGCCTTCGACGACATGGCCGACGCGGCCGCCAAGGACCCGGCCGGGTTCACGGTGCGGGCCCGCGAGTCGATGGCGAAGCACGTCGAGGCCATGGTCGGCTTCATGGACGCGGGCGCCGAGGTCTTCGACTACGGCAACTCGATCCGCGGCGAGGCCCAGCTGGCCGGCTACGACCGCGCGTTCGCCTTCCCCGGCTTCGTCCCGGCGTACATCCGTCCGCTGTTCTGCGAGGGCAAGGGCCCGTTCCGCTGGGCGGCCCTGTCCGGCGAGGCTTCGGACATCCACAAGACGGACAAGGCGATCCTCGACCTCTTCCCGGAGAACGAATCGCTCCACCGCTGGATCAAGATGGCCGGCGAGCGCGTCCACTTCCAGGGCCTGCCCGCCCGTATCTGCTGGCTCGGCCAGGGCGAGCGCGACAAGGCCGGCGACATGTTCAACGACATGGTCGGCAACGGCACCCTCGCCGCGCCCCTCGCGATCGGCCGCGACCACCTCGACTGCGGCTCGGTGGCCTCCCCGTACCGTGAGACCGAGGCCATGCTCGACGGCTCCGACGCCATCGCCGACTGGCCGCTCCTCAACGCCATGGTGAACGTCGCCTCCGGCGCGTCCTGGGTCTCCCTCCACCACGGCGGCGGCGTCGGCATGGGCCGCTCCATCCACGCCGGTCAGGTCTCGGTCGCCGACGGCACCAAGCTCGCGGGCGAGAAGATCCGCCGCGTCCTGACGAACGACCCCGGCATGGGCGTCATCCGCCACGTCGACGCGGGCTACGACATCGCGGAGCGGGTCGCCGACGAGCGCGGCGTCCGCATCCCGATGCGCGAGGGCGACGACGCGTCCGGCGCGTCCGGCGCGGCCGAGGCCTCCGCGTGAGTGCCACCTTCCAGGCCATGTGGCGGTCGCTGCGGCCCATCGGCCGCAGCGCCGCCTCCGGCGGATACCGGCGCTACGCCTGGACCGAGGCCGACGCCGACTGCCGCCTCTGGTTCCGGATGCAGGCCGAGGCCCGCCGCATGGACGTCGAGACCGACCGCAACGGCAACCAGTGGGCCTGGCTCGGCGACCCCACGGCCGGGGACGCCGTCGTCACCGGCTCCCACCTGGACTCCGTCCCGGACGGCGGCGCCTTCGACGGCCCCCTCGGCGTCGTCTCCGCCTTCGCCGCCCTCGACGAACTCCGCTCGCGCGGCGTCTCGTTCAAGCGCCCGCTCGCCATCACCAACTTCGGCGACGAGGAGGGCGCCCGCTTCGGCCTCGCCTGCGTCGGCTCCCGCCTCACCGCCGGCCGGCTGACGAAGGAGCAGGCGTACGAGCTCCGCGACGCCTCCGGCATCAGCCTCCCCCAGGCCATGGAAGCGGCCGGACACGACCCCGCGGCCATCGGCCCGGACCCCGAACGGCTCGCCCGTATCGGCGCGTTCGTCGAACTCCACGTCGAGCAGGGCCGCGCCCTGGACCTGTCCGGGGACGCCGTCGGCATCGCCTCCTCCATCTGGCCGCACGGCCGCTGGCGGTACGACTTCGCGGGCGAGGCCAACCACGCGGGCACCACCCGCCTGGTCGACCGCCGCGACCCGATGCTCACCTACGCGGAGACGGTCCTCGCCGCCCGCCGCGAGGCGGAGCTGGCGGGCGCCGTCGCCACCTTCGGCAAGATCGCGGTCGAGCCGAACGGCGTCAACGCCATCCCCTCCCTGGTCCGCGGCTGGCTCGACGCCCGCGCCGCCGACCAGGACTCGCTCGACACGGTCGTGGCGGGCGTCGAGACGGCGGCCCGCGACTACGCCCGGCGGCACGGCATCGACCTCACGGTCGTCCAGGAGTCCTTCACCCCGATCGTGGACTTCTCGCACGCCCTGCGCGACGAGCTGTCCCGGATCCTGGGTGCGTCCGGAAAGGTCCCGGTCCTCGGCACCGGCGCCGGACACGACGCGGGAATCCTCTCCGAATCGATTCCGACCGCCATGCTGTTCGTACGGAACCCCACCGGCGTCTCGCACTCCCCGGCCGAGTTCGCGGCCGAGGACGACTGCGCGGCCGGGGTCCTCGCACTCGCCGACGTACTGGAGGAGCTGGCGTGCCGCTGACGACGTACTGGCTGGAACACGCCTGGCTCGACACCAACGTCGAGCCGGGCGTGGCCCTGGACGTGTCCGCCGACGGCCGGATCGCGGCCGTACGCACCGGGGTCGACGCCCCGCCCCCGGGCGCGGTGGTGCTCCGCGGCCTGACGATCCCGGGCCTGGCCAACGCCCACTCGCACGCCTTCCACCGCGCCCTGCGCGGCACGGTCCAGGTCGGCTCCGGCACCTTCTGGACCTGGCGCGAGGTCATGTACGGCGTGGCCCAGCGCCTCACCCCCGACAGCTACTTCGCCCTGGCCCGCGCCGTGTACGCGGAGATGGCGCTGGCGGGCATCACGGCCGTCGGCGAGTTCCACTACCTCCACCACGCGCCCGGCGGCACCGCGTACGCCGACCCCAACGCCATGGGCGAGGCCCTGATCGCGGCGGCGGGGGAGGCGGGCATCCGCATCACCCTCCTCGACACGGCGTACCTCTCCTCCGGCTTCGGCGCCGCCCCCGACCGGCACCAGCTCCGCTTCTCCGACGGCACGGCCGAGGCCTGGGCCGAGCGGGTGAGCGCACTGAAGGAGCGGGACGGGGTACGCATCGGGGCGGCGATCCACTCCGTACGGGCGGTCCCGGCGGACCAGCTGGCGACGGTGGCCCGCTGGGCCCAGGACCGGCAGGCGCCCCTCCACGTCCACCTCTCCGAGCAGACCGCCGAGAACGACGCCTGCCTGGCGGCCCACGGCCGCACGCCCACCCAGCTCCTCGCCGACCACGGCGTGCTCGGCGCACGGACCACGGGCGTCCACAACACCCACATGACGGACGCCGACATCGCCCTGATCGGCTCGTCGTCCACCGGCACGTGCATGTGCCCCACGACGGAACGGGACCTGGCCGACGGCATCGGCCCGGCCGTCGCCCTCCAGCAGGCCGGCTCCCCGCTCTCCCTCGGCAGCGACAGCCACGCCGTGATCGACCTCCTGGAGGAGGCGCGGGCGATGGAGCTGAACGAGCGCCTGCGCACCCGCACCCGGGGCCACTGGACGGCGGCGGCACTCCTCCGCGCGGCCACGGCCGACGGCCACGCGGCCCTCGGCCGGCCGGACGCGGGCACGCTGGAGACGGGCGCCCTCGCCGACTTCACGACGATCGCGCTGGACTCGGTCAGGACAGCGGGACCGGTACCGCGTCTGGCAGCCGAGACGGCGGTATTCGCAGCGTCGGCAGCGGACGTCCGGCACACGGTCGTGGGCGGACGTCACGTCGTACGGGACGGGGTCCACGGCTCCGTGCCGGACGCCGCCCAGGCCCTCGCGGACTCGATCGCCGCCCTGCGCGGCTGAAGCGCCTGAAGGAGACACCTCTCATCATGAACACGGGCCCCGCGGCGACGAACAACCCGGCGGCGAGCTCCGCCCCCACGAGCGCGAACAGCGCCGTGGCGACGACCGCCACCGCCATCGTCAACATCGCCAGCCTCGTCACCAATGACCCCTCTCTCGGTGATGGTTCGTCCCTGGGCCTGATCCAGGACGCGGCCGTCGTCGTCGACGGCGACCGGGTCGTCTGGGTCGGTGAATCCAGCAAAGCACCGGCCACTGACAACAGGGTCGACGCGGGCGGCAGGGCGGTCGTCCCCGGCTTCGTCGACTCCCACTCCCACCTGGTCTTCGCGGGCGACCGCACGGCCGAGTTCAACGCCCGCATGTCCGGCCAGGCGTACGCGGCGGGCGGCATCCGCACCACGGTCGCGGCGACGCGCGCCGCGACCGACGCCGAGCTCTCGGCGAACGTCGCCCGCTACCTCCGTGAGGCACTCCGCCAGGGCACGACGACCTTCGAGACGAAGTCCGGCTACGGCCTGACGGTCGAGGACGAGGCCCGCGCCCTGCGCATCGCCGCCGAGCACACCGACGAGGTCACGTACCTCGGCGCGCACATCGTCCCCCCGGACTACGCCGACGACCCGGCCGCGTACGTGGAGCTGGTGACCGGCGAGATGCTGGACGCGTGCGCCCCGTACGCCCGTTGGGTCGACGTCTTCTGCGAGAAGGGTGCCTTCGACGGCGACCAGGCCCGCGCGATCCTCACCGCCGGCAAGGCGAAGGGCCTGCACCCCCGGGTGCACGCGAACCAGCTCACGTACGGCCCCGGCGTCCAGCTGGCGGTCGAACTGGACGCGGCGAGCGCGGACCACTGCACGCACCTGACGGACGCCGACGTGGACGCGCTGGCGAACGGGTCGACGGTCGCGACCCTCCTCCCGGGCGCGGAGTTCTCCACGCGCGCGCAGTGGCCGAACGCCCGCCGCCTCCTGGACGCGGGGGTGACGGTCGCCCTGTCCACGGACTGCAACCCGGGCTCGTCCTTCACGTCCTCGGTCCCCTTCTGCATCGCCCTCGCGGTACGGGACATGGGCATGACCCCGGACGAGGCGATCTGGTCGGCCACGGCGGGCGGCGCGGCGGCCCTGCGCCGCACGGACGTCGGACGGCTGACGGTCGGCGCCCGCGCGGACCTGACCGTCCTGGACGCCCCGTCCCACGTCCACCTCGCCTACCGTCCGGGGGTCCCCCTGGTGACGGAGGTCTGGCGGGCGGGCGTGCGGGTGGTCTGAGCGTGCGACGAGGCGTCGGGGGTCAGCGGAACGTGTGGACCAGCTCGATCTCGCCCACGATGTGCGCGTTGAACTCGTCGAGCTCCTCCGCCGGCACCCACAGCTCCAGGATCGTCCGGCCACCCGCCTGCCGGACCGGGTACCTGCGGAGGAACTCCGCGTCGACCTCGAAGCGGGTGACGAAGCCGGCGCCGTCGTGTCTGACGTTCCAGTCGCGCGCGATCCTCACCGCGTACTCCTCGTCGAGGACCGGGTAGAAGATCGGCTGCTCCGGCAGCCGCGGCGGCCAGGCCCGCCACCCCAGCTCCCGCACGAGGTCCAGCTCGACCGGACCGGTCGGGCGCCACAGGGTCGTCGTCGGGCGTCGGGCGGCGGTCACGGGGGTTCACTCTCTCTCAGGGGCAGCCGCGGGCGCGGTCCGCGGGGGCCCCGACGGTACCGACGGACCCGGTCCGCCGGCCACCGGGTTTCGTCCCCTCCTTCACGGGTTGGTCACGGAAAGCCCCGGTATCCCTGCCGCAGGCGACCGCGGACCGGTACCGTCCTGTCCTGGTAGTGCTCAGGGGGTAGACCGGGGGGTCGGCAAGTGAGTGCTGTGAGCGTGCGCGTCGTGCGTCCGGGGGAGCTGGGCGAGCGCGAGATCGAGGCCTGGCGGGAGCTGCGTGCCAAGTCCGGCGGGCCGGCGAATCCCTTCATGGAACCGGAGTTCACCCGCGCGGTCGCCGAAGTCCGCCCGCGCTCGCGGGTCGCCGTCTGGTGGGAGGACGGCGAGCCGGTCGGCTTCCTGCCGTACGAGAAGGGTCTCCTCGGCGGGGGCCGTGCCATCGGTTTCGGGGTCTCCGACAGCCAGGGAGCCGTCCTGCGCTCCGGACTGCGCCCGGGAGCACGGGCGTTGCTGCGCGTCTGCGGTCTCGCCGTCTGGGAGTTCGACAACCTGGAGGACGGGCAGCCGGTCTTCGAGGGCGCCGCCACCGAGTTCTTCGCCTCGCCCGTGATCGACGTCGGTGAGGGGTACGCGGCCTACGAGGCCCTGCTCCGCGTCCAGTCGCCCAAGTTCCTGAAGACCACCCTCGCCAAGGAGCGCAGGCTCGGCCGCCAGGCGGACGGCGAGGTGCGCTTCGTCTTCGACGAGCGCGATCCGGCGGCCCTGCGCACCCTCATGGAGTGGAAGTCCGCCCAGTACCGCAGGACCGGCCGCGGCGACCGCTTCGCCCAGGAGTGGATCAGCGCCCTCGTCCGCCGCCTCCACACGCTCCGTACACCCGGCTGTTCCGGCGTCCTGTCCGTGCTGTACGTGGGGGAGCGCCCGATCGCCGCCCACTTCGGGCTGCGGTCCCGCACCGTGCTGTCCTGCTGGTTCCCGGCGTACGACCCCGAGTTCGCGAAGTACTCGCCGGGGCTCGTCCTCCATCTGCGGATGGCCGAGGCCGCTGCCGCCGCCGGGATCGGGATGCTGGACCTGGGGCGCGGCGCCGCCGAGTACAAGGACGCCCTGAAGACGGGGGAGTTGACGGTGCACGAGGGTGCCGTCGTCCGCCCCGGTGTGCGGGGTGCCCTGCACTGGCTGCGCCGGGAGCCCCCGCTGCGCGTCCACCGCTTCGTCCGCACCCGGCCGGCCCTCGCGGCCCGGGGGCGCGCCGCGCTCAACGGTCTCGCTCGTCTGCGGGGCCACCGTTAGCCCCACCACGGAGCCGCGATCCGCGCCGGCGGGGCGGACAGCCGTCGCGTTCCCCGTCCCCGCGCTCCCCGCACGTGTCGCGTTCCCCGTCCCCGCGCTCCCCGCACGTGTCGCGTTCGCCGTCCGCGCGATCCCGGCACCCGTCGCATTCGCCGTCCCCGCCGCACCCGCCCTCGTACGCCTCTGGGGAGACCCCCGATGAGCAGCCCCCCTGTCCCCCGGCCCCTCTCCGTCGCCGAGCTCGATCTCGACGCCCCCGACGGGCCCGTCCTCGGCTTCCGGCCCGCGCCCGGCGGTCCGGCCGTCGTGCCCGGTGACGTCTACGCGCTGGTACGGCTCCGGGGCCGGCCCGCCGCCACCGTCGTCGGTACCGTCGCCGACGGCGAGGACCCCGCCGAGGTGCTCGCCGCCCTCGCCCGGCGGCGGCTCGCGCAGGAAGGGAAGCCCCGGACCGACGCCGAACGACTCGCCGCGGCCCGGGAGGACGCTGCCGAGGGCTCTTCCGAGGACGCTTCCGACGCGCTCACCCCGCCCCGTACCTCCGTTGTCGTCGCCACCCGTGAGCGGCCCGAGTCCCTCGCCCGGGCCCTCGACTCGCTCCTCGTCCAGGACCACCCGGACTTCGAGCTGATCGTCGTCGACAACGCGCCCCGCACCACCGACACCCACGAGCTCGTCACCCGCAAGTACGCCCAGCATGCCGAGTACGCCGACCGCGTCCGGTACGTCCGCGAGGACACTCCCGGTCTCGCCACCGCCCACAACACCGGACTGGCCGCCGCCGAGGGCGCCGTCGTCGCCTTCACCGACGACGACGTGATCGCCGACCCGCACTGGCTGACCGCCCTCACCGCGCCCTTCGCCGGCGACCCCGGTCTCGGCTGCGTCACCGGCCTCATCCTGCCCGCCCGGCTGAGCACCCCCGCCCAGGTCCTCCTCGAATCGCACGGCGGCTTCGCCAAGGGCTTCGCGCCCCGGCTGTACGACCCGGCCCGGCCGCCCGCCGACGAACCGCTCTTCCCCTTCACCGCCGGCAGCTTCGGCTCCGGCGCCAACATGGCCTTCCGCGCCGACGCCCTCCGCCGGGCCGGCGGCTTCGACCCGGCGACCGGCACCGGGACCGCGGCCAGGGGCGGCGACGACCTGTACGCCTTCGTCGCCGTCCTCTCCGCCGGCTTCCGCCTCCGCTACACCTCCGAGGCCCTCGTCTGGCACCACCACCGCGACACCTGGCAGGACCTGCGGAACCAGGCGTACGGCTACGGCGCCGGGCTCACCGCGTACCTCACCGCCACCCTGGTACGCAGCCCCCGCCTGCTGCCCGCCCTGCTCGCCCGGCTGCCGCGCGGCCTCGCCCACGCCCGGGCCATGACCGCCCAGCGCGGGGAGATCCCCGAGGGGGGCGTTCCCGGCGAGCACGGCACCCAGCACCACCCCTGGCCCGCCTCCCTCTCCCGACTGGAGCGACGCGGCATGCTCTACGGCCCGATCGGCTACGCGAAGGCCCGGCTGCGGAAGGCGGACACCCGATGAGCGGCGCCCCCCTGCGCACCCGCATACCCGTCCTCCTCTACCACGCCGTGATGGAGGACCCGCCGGACTGGATCGCCGAATTCACCGTCCCGCCCAAGGAGTTCGCCGCCCAGCTCGACGCGATCGTGGCCAGCGGCCGTACCGCGGTCACCGTCGGCGCCCTCGCCGCGCACTTCGCCACCGGCGCCCCGCTGCCGCCCCGCCCCGTCGTCCTCACCTTCGACGACGGCTTCGCCGACCTGGTCGGGCCGACCGCCGAGGCGCTCGCCGCCCGCGACCTGCCGTCCACCGCGTACCTCACCACCGGGGCCATCACCCGCGGCCGGCCGTGTCTGCTGCCGCCCGCGCCGATGATGACCCTCGCCCAGGCGCCGCTCCTGGAGCAGTACGGGATGGAGGTCGGCGCGCACACCGCCACCCACCCGCAGCTCGACACCCTCGCGCCGGCCGCGCTCCGCCGGGAACTGCGGGAGTCCAAGGCGGTGCTGGAGGACGTCCTCGGGCACGAGGTCCGACATCTCGCCTACCCGCACGGCTACAACAGCCCGGCCGTACGGCGGGCCGCCGCGGCCGCCGGCTACACCTCGGCCGTCGCCGTCCGGCACGCGCTCAGCTCCGGGACCGACGAGATCTACCGCATCGCCCGGCTCATCCTGCGCCGCGGCCACACCGTCGCCGACATCGAGCAGTGGATGGAGGGGCGCGGGGCGAAGGCCGCGCCATACCCCGACTCGCTGCCCACGGTCGGCTGGCGGATGTACCGCAGAGCCCGCGCCCTGCTCAGGGGGCCCGAGTTCGCCGGCTGAGGTCCGGCCCGTCCGAAGATCGACAACTCCGGCAATCCGCCCGGCAGTTGAAAGCCCGAACATAACCGAAGTACGTTCCTGTACTTCGGCGAAAGGGATAGTTCGTGGGGGGAGAGGCCGTGCAGCGTCAGGGGCCCGCACCGGTGACCGGGAGCGGTGTGCCACCGCAGCCCTCAGCCACGGACCAGGAGCCGGGGGACCGGGGGGCGGAGGAGCGGGAGACCGGGGTCCGAGAGGCGGGGGAGCGGGAGACCGGCGGTGCCACCGCCGTCCGGGGCCGTCTCGCCACCGCCCTCCGTTCCCCCGACGCCCTCAACCTCGTCCCCCTCCTCGTCGCGGGCGCCCTCTGGCTCTCGGCGCTGCCCGGCATCGACTTCCGGAGCATGGACGAGTTCGGTCTCCTCGACCGCTTCCCGCTCACCTTCTACGCCGCCCTCGCCGTCCTCACCTGCGGTTTCGTCATCACCCTGCGCCGAGCAGGCACCGCGCCCCTCTGGCCGGCCACGTACTGCGCGGCGATGCTCGTCGCCCTCAAGGCGCCCCCCGCGATCCTCTACGACACCGTCCGCTACGCCTGGGCGTCCAAGCACGACGCGATCATCAGCAGGCTGCTCGACCAGGGCACCGTCCACCCCGGGACCGAGCTCTCCGGCGGCATGTCCGCCTACGACCAGTGGCCCGGCTTCTTCTCGCTGGACGCCGCCCTCGTCCGGGCCTTCGGCGTGGACGCCGCCGCCTCGTTCATCAACTGGGCGCCCGTCGCGCTCGGTCTGCTCACCGTCCCCGTCCTGATCCTCGTCTACCGCACGTTCAGCGACGACTGGCGCCTGGTGTGGACCGGTGTGTGGATCTTCCAGCTGGCGAACTGGGTGGGCCAGGACTACCTCTCGCCGCAGGGCTTCTCGTACCTGCTCTACCTCACCGTCTTCGCCGTCGTCGTCCGGCACTTCGTGCTGCCCGGCTCGGCGGGAAGACTCCGCGACCGCGCCACGCTCGACCCGGCCGCCGCGGCCGTACCGCCGCCCACGACCACCCGGCAGCGGGCCGTCGCCGTCCTCTTCCTCGTCCCGATCATCGCCACCATCAACGCCTCGCACCAGCTCACCCCCGTGATGCTGTGCGCGAGCCTGTTCGCGCTCTGCCTCACCCGCCGCTACCGCAACCTCGGGCTCCTCGCCGTCACCGGCCTGATCATGCTGGTCTGGAACCTGACCATGGGCCGGGAGCTGTTCCTCGACACCCTCGGCACCCTGCGCGAGAAGGCCGGCGACCTGCTCGGCAACTCGCGCCCCGGCTTCGCGGGCGACCCCACCGGGCCGGGCCCGGAACTCGTCGGCAGCGCCAACATCCTGATGGTGCTCGCCCTCGGCGGGCTCGCCGCCGCCGCCGTGCTCCTCCGCCGCAGGCTGGTCCGCAGCGCGCTGCCGCTGCTGCTCACCGCCGCGGCGCCCCTCCCGATGTTCGCCGTGAACGACTACGGCGGCGAGATGATCTTCCGGGTCTATCTGTTCGGTCTTCCCGGCGCCGCCTTCTTCGCCGCCGCCGCGCTCGTCCCCGCCGCCGGGGCCGCGAGCCGCGCCGCCGCGGTCGCCCGCCGCACGGCCGCCGTCGCCCTGCCCCTCACCCTCGTCGCCATGCTCGCCGGCTTCCTGCCCTCGTACTACGGCAAGGAGGGCATGCACTACGCGCCGCCCGGCGAGACCGCGCTCACCCGCCGCGCCTTCGACCGGGCGCCCGACGGGGCGTTGATCCTCGCCGCGACCGGCGCGTTCGCCGACTCGTACTACCGCTACGACCACTACGAGCGCTGGTTCTTCACCGAGCAGGAGGTCGACGAGAACCTCCGCATGCTGAAGGACCCGGCAGGCTACCTCGCCGGCGGCATCCCCACGGGCCGCCCGGCCTATGTGATCCTCACCCCCACCCAGGGCGAGGCCGTCATCGGCGAGGGCTACCTCCCGGAGGGCGGCTTCGACCGCGTCGGCGAGGCGCTCAAGGCGTCGCCGCTGTTCGCGGTCGTGGAGGAGAGCCGGTACGGACTCGTCCTGCGCTACCGGCCCACCACCACCGGCTGAACACGACCGGCTGGGCACGACCGCCCACCACCGGCCGCACACCCCTCCGACGGCACGCCCGTCGGCCCACCCGTACGAGGAGCAGGTACGCCATGGCCCACCCACGCCTGACCCCACGCGTCCAGCGCAGAGCCGCCCTCGCGGCCTCCGGATGGGTCGCCCTCGCGGCGACCGCGCTCCCCGGCGGCTCCCCGGCGCGCTGGATCCCGGTCCTCGCCTTCGTCGTCCTCGCGCCCGGCCTCGCCCTGCTGCTCCCGCAGCCCCTCGGACTGCGCCCCGGCGCCCGACTCGAAGCACTGGCGCTGGCCGCACCGGTCAGCCTGTCCGTGGCCACCCTCGTCGCGACCACCCTCTTCCTGACGGAGGCCTTCTCGCTCACCCTCTTCCTCGTCGTCCTCGCCCTCTTCGTGAGCGTCGTCGCCGTCCTCCCCGGAGTTCCGCTGCCCGCCGCCACCCGCGGGGCCGTCGAGCGCGACGGCGCCCGGCCCTCCCGGACCCGCACGCTCCGGCTCCGCCCGCCGCGATTCCGCGCACGAGGGGCCGGTGGGGGCGGATGACCGGGCGGCACGCCCAGGGCGGGCCCTGGGCCCGGCTCGCGATCGCGCTCGCCGCCGTCGGCGCCCTGACCGCCGGGATAGGGGTCTGGTCGACCCTCGCCGAGGGCGACGACCGCTGCACCCCCGACGCCACCCTCGTCGCCCCGTGCGGGGCCTGGTGGGGCGCGTACATCCCGCACGACGAGGACAGCTCGCTCACCCGGCCCGTGTACGCCT is a window encoding:
- the hutI gene encoding imidazolonepropionase, encoding MNTGPAATNNPAASSAPTSANSAVATTATAIVNIASLVTNDPSLGDGSSLGLIQDAAVVVDGDRVVWVGESSKAPATDNRVDAGGRAVVPGFVDSHSHLVFAGDRTAEFNARMSGQAYAAGGIRTTVAATRAATDAELSANVARYLREALRQGTTTFETKSGYGLTVEDEARALRIAAEHTDEVTYLGAHIVPPDYADDPAAYVELVTGEMLDACAPYARWVDVFCEKGAFDGDQARAILTAGKAKGLHPRVHANQLTYGPGVQLAVELDAASADHCTHLTDADVDALANGSTVATLLPGAEFSTRAQWPNARRLLDAGVTVALSTDCNPGSSFTSSVPFCIALAVRDMGMTPDEAIWSATAGGAAALRRTDVGRLTVGARADLTVLDAPSHVHLAYRPGVPLVTEVWRAGVRVV
- a CDS encoding allantoate amidohydrolase, which produces MWRSLRPIGRSAASGGYRRYAWTEADADCRLWFRMQAEARRMDVETDRNGNQWAWLGDPTAGDAVVTGSHLDSVPDGGAFDGPLGVVSAFAALDELRSRGVSFKRPLAITNFGDEEGARFGLACVGSRLTAGRLTKEQAYELRDASGISLPQAMEAAGHDPAAIGPDPERLARIGAFVELHVEQGRALDLSGDAVGIASSIWPHGRWRYDFAGEANHAGTTRLVDRRDPMLTYAETVLAARREAELAGAVATFGKIAVEPNGVNAIPSLVRGWLDARAADQDSLDTVVAGVETAARDYARRHGIDLTVVQESFTPIVDFSHALRDELSRILGASGKVPVLGTGAGHDAGILSESIPTAMLFVRNPTGVSHSPAEFAAEDDCAAGVLALADVLEELACR
- a CDS encoding glycosyltransferase family 2 protein, which translates into the protein MSSPPVPRPLSVAELDLDAPDGPVLGFRPAPGGPAVVPGDVYALVRLRGRPAATVVGTVADGEDPAEVLAALARRRLAQEGKPRTDAERLAAAREDAAEGSSEDASDALTPPRTSVVVATRERPESLARALDSLLVQDHPDFELIVVDNAPRTTDTHELVTRKYAQHAEYADRVRYVREDTPGLATAHNTGLAAAEGAVVAFTDDDVIADPHWLTALTAPFAGDPGLGCVTGLILPARLSTPAQVLLESHGGFAKGFAPRLYDPARPPADEPLFPFTAGSFGSGANMAFRADALRRAGGFDPATGTGTAARGGDDLYAFVAVLSAGFRLRYTSEALVWHHHRDTWQDLRNQAYGYGAGLTAYLTATLVRSPRLLPALLARLPRGLAHARAMTAQRGEIPEGGVPGEHGTQHHPWPASLSRLERRGMLYGPIGYAKARLRKADTR
- a CDS encoding formimidoylglutamate deiminase, whose amino-acid sequence is MPLTTYWLEHAWLDTNVEPGVALDVSADGRIAAVRTGVDAPPPGAVVLRGLTIPGLANAHSHAFHRALRGTVQVGSGTFWTWREVMYGVAQRLTPDSYFALARAVYAEMALAGITAVGEFHYLHHAPGGTAYADPNAMGEALIAAAGEAGIRITLLDTAYLSSGFGAAPDRHQLRFSDGTAEAWAERVSALKERDGVRIGAAIHSVRAVPADQLATVARWAQDRQAPLHVHLSEQTAENDACLAAHGRTPTQLLADHGVLGARTTGVHNTHMTDADIALIGSSSTGTCMCPTTERDLADGIGPAVALQQAGSPLSLGSDSHAVIDLLEEARAMELNERLRTRTRGHWTAAALLRAATADGHAALGRPDAGTLETGALADFTTIALDSVRTAGPVPRLAAETAVFAASAADVRHTVVGGRHVVRDGVHGSVPDAAQALADSIAALRG
- the hutU gene encoding urocanate hydratase codes for the protein MSGPRPVRAPRGTELSALGWQQEAALRMLQNNLDPEVAEHPDKLVVYGGTGKAARDWRSFDAMVRTLRTLKQDETMLVQSGRPVGVMQTHEWAPRVLIANSNLVGDWANWEEFRRLEQLGLTMYGQMTAGSWIYIGTQGILQGTYETFAAVAAKKFNGTLAGTITLTAGLGGMGGAQPLAVTMNDGVAICIDVDPRAIERRIEHRYLDVKADNLAHALQLATEARDARRPLSIGLLGNAAELLPQMLAEGAPIDIVTDQTSAHDPLAYLPVGVAFDDMADAAAKDPAGFTVRARESMAKHVEAMVGFMDAGAEVFDYGNSIRGEAQLAGYDRAFAFPGFVPAYIRPLFCEGKGPFRWAALSGEASDIHKTDKAILDLFPENESLHRWIKMAGERVHFQGLPARICWLGQGERDKAGDMFNDMVGNGTLAAPLAIGRDHLDCGSVASPYRETEAMLDGSDAIADWPLLNAMVNVASGASWVSLHHGGGVGMGRSIHAGQVSVADGTKLAGEKIRRVLTNDPGMGVIRHVDAGYDIAERVADERGVRIPMREGDDASGASGAAEASA
- a CDS encoding GNAT family N-acetyltransferase, giving the protein MSVRVVRPGELGEREIEAWRELRAKSGGPANPFMEPEFTRAVAEVRPRSRVAVWWEDGEPVGFLPYEKGLLGGGRAIGFGVSDSQGAVLRSGLRPGARALLRVCGLAVWEFDNLEDGQPVFEGAATEFFASPVIDVGEGYAAYEALLRVQSPKFLKTTLAKERRLGRQADGEVRFVFDERDPAALRTLMEWKSAQYRRTGRGDRFAQEWISALVRRLHTLRTPGCSGVLSVLYVGERPIAAHFGLRSRTVLSCWFPAYDPEFAKYSPGLVLHLRMAEAAAAAGIGMLDLGRGAAEYKDALKTGELTVHEGAVVRPGVRGALHWLRREPPLRVHRFVRTRPALAARGRAALNGLARLRGHR